The sequence AACTATTTGGTTCTTTCTGTTATCATTATAGATGATGCAGCCCCATCAAAACATGCATACAAGAGATCACTGTCAGTGAATACGGACAATAAAGAGTGGAGGTGTCCTGCTTCTTCATCTGAtcgagccatctcttcacggaCTCGGTGGAGCTCCAACAGTAGTAACTCCCTTAACTTTCAATcttataataattttagaaatcATCACAGAGACATGGATAAAGACATTAGCAAGTACCGGGAGACATCAACTTTAAGAAATCATAGGTCTAGGGACTTTTCCGATAATTCCAGGAAACATCACTTGGAAATATTTGAGGAAGGGTTAAGACAGTCACCTTCAATGACTTCTGGTAGAATTAGTGAGAAATGGCCTAAGAATTTGAGCAATGCTGGTAAGATCAAACTAACCGACAACAATGGCGTGCTTGCGGATAAAGCAATTGAATGTGGCATCCGACCCTTACTAACTGAAAAACGACAAACATCACCTGGCCTTGGAAGTGTTGGATCTCCTGGTTTGGGTACTAGGACTCAGGGTATACCAACAAGTCCATCAGGCACTACTGGCAACAAGTTGGCATCTGCATTAGCAGTTACTACCGCAGTCGCCGGTAACGATAACTCTGGTCTATCTTCCATGATACGAGCTGCCTCTTCTGGACcttcttctccaatttttaGCAAGTCAAGTGGCAGATGTCTTAATATGGCTGAAACTGTCGCTAAGGGTCTTCCTTGTGCTCAGACTATTTCCCAGGTTTGTTTCCCTTTTTGTTTATATGGGTGTCGCTTACATGGGAAAGTTAGCATTCTCATACTCTTAATGTTTAACATAACAGGTGTCCCAAGCAAATCACCGACTTGAAGAGCTTGCTATGAAGCAATCTAGGCAATTGATACCACTGGTGGCTAAGGCCTCGGTAAGAGCTTTGCTTCCtatatatgtttaattattatatacattaacttcataaaaaatttaaaaattactatatacatgaaaattccCAAATATTTACTATAAAGGTCAGTTATTTGACAGAATTGCTT comes from Solanum pennellii chromosome 1, SPENNV200 and encodes:
- the LOC107008084 gene encoding uncharacterized protein LOC107008084; its protein translation is METSEPTLAPQWLRSGKHATSFVSASSRLHPDDAAPSKHAYKRSLSVNTDNKEWRCPASSSDRAISSRTRWSSNSSNSLNFQSYNNFRNHHRDMDKDISKYRETSTLRNHRSRDFSDNSRKHHLEIFEEGLRQSPSMTSGRISEKWPKNLSNAGKIKLTDNNGVLADKAIECGIRPLLTEKRQTSPGLGSVGSPGLGTRTQGIPTSPSGTTGNKLASALAVTTAVAGNDNSGLSSMIRAASSGPSSPIFSKSSGRCLNMAETVAKGLPCAQTISQVSQANHRLEELAMKQSRQLIPLVAKASVPNHSDKSRTKVELRQQTVSSSHPVGQNLSSVCISSRIHVSKPTSDRNGVSSVVNSSLSPNIHSRGPNAHLAVPVSASTHSPANIAAPSTFEPKPVGTMVQKKLSSQAQSRNDFFERMRKKSNAHSIPQDQDASLSDETPRVEQSTEVLGENTCNSDSFDGKNTDKSFSTCDAMLCSDEEEAALLRSMGWEENADEGGLTEEEISAFYKDVAKCINSKLALKIMHGIQMKFMLPLHS